A region from the Variovorax sp. RKNM96 genome encodes:
- a CDS encoding DoxX family protein, producing the protein MTSSSSLSPLQRRIVWGVRILLALAFGAAGAAKLAGVPQMVQVFDAIGFGQWFRYVTGVVEVGGALLLLVPASGFFGGLLLAVTMACAVATHLVLIGGNPAPAIVLALLSAFVAWRLRPLPRLAATTA; encoded by the coding sequence ATGACTTCCTCATCCTCTCTTTCTCCCCTCCAGCGCCGCATCGTCTGGGGCGTTCGCATCCTCCTGGCGCTGGCTTTCGGCGCGGCCGGCGCCGCCAAGCTGGCCGGCGTGCCGCAGATGGTCCAGGTGTTCGATGCCATCGGCTTCGGCCAGTGGTTCCGCTATGTGACGGGCGTGGTCGAGGTCGGCGGCGCGTTGCTGCTGCTCGTGCCGGCGAGCGGCTTCTTCGGCGGCCTGCTCTTGGCCGTGACCATGGCCTGCGCCGTGGCCACGCATCTCGTGCTGATCGGTGGCAACCCCGCGCCGGCCATCGTCCTCGCGCTGCTCTCGGCCTTCGTGGCGTGGCGGCTGCGGCCCTTGCCGCGGCTGGCAGCCACGACGGCCTGA
- a CDS encoding glycine zipper 2TM domain-containing protein yields MDSTSPPNLPSGVPPTRSPKVLWAVIGALAVAVAALGGVLLHRQDAGAPPSAVAALSTAPVGSPTAPDDFKPEAMPPAPAPAAPPVAAGTAPQVMAAAPVPSPGPGAAPVTAAAPAAPAPPSCAVCGHVESVRPVQKRAQNTTGVGAVAGGVVGGLVGNQFGHGNGRVATTVLGAVGGGFAGNEVEKHVRTVTVYEVAVRMDNGSLRMVETKTAPPIGKPVTLRKGVLRPADGRK; encoded by the coding sequence ATGGATTCGACTTCGCCACCCAACCTGCCTTCGGGCGTACCTCCGACCAGGTCACCGAAGGTCCTGTGGGCCGTGATCGGCGCGTTGGCCGTGGCCGTCGCGGCGCTCGGCGGCGTGTTGCTGCATCGGCAGGATGCGGGCGCGCCGCCATCGGCCGTTGCGGCCTTGTCCACCGCGCCCGTGGGATCGCCTACAGCGCCGGACGACTTCAAGCCTGAAGCGATGCCGCCGGCACCGGCGCCGGCCGCGCCGCCGGTGGCTGCGGGCACGGCGCCGCAGGTGATGGCTGCTGCACCTGTGCCGTCGCCAGGCCCTGGCGCCGCCCCGGTCACTGCTGCGGCACCTGCCGCACCGGCTCCGCCCTCCTGCGCCGTTTGCGGCCACGTCGAATCGGTGCGTCCGGTGCAAAAGCGCGCGCAGAACACCACGGGCGTGGGCGCCGTGGCCGGCGGCGTGGTGGGTGGGCTGGTCGGCAACCAGTTCGGCCACGGCAACGGCCGTGTCGCGACCACCGTGCTGGGTGCGGTGGGTGGCGGCTTCGCGGGCAACGAGGTCGAAAAGCACGTGCGCACCGTCACGGTCTACGAGGTCGCGGTGCGCATGGACAACGGCTCGCTGCGCATGGTCGAGACGAAGACCGCGCCGCCGATCGGCAAGCCGGTCACGCTCCGCAAAGGCGTGCTGCGCCCGGCCGACGGCCGCAAGTAG
- a CDS encoding peptidylprolyl isomerase: MKIEKDTVVTIKYKVSDAQGKLIEASPEPMAYLHGGYENTLPKIEEALDGKEKGFQTVLNLAPEDAFGQRDEALVRTIPKTEFPPGVKVGGQLQGRLDDGTEHVFTVTKIKGPVVLLDGNHPWAGKALKFSLQVTDVRAALPVEIEHRHVHGAHGHHH; encoded by the coding sequence ATGAAAATCGAAAAAGACACCGTCGTCACCATCAAGTACAAAGTCTCCGACGCCCAGGGCAAGCTCATCGAAGCCAGCCCCGAGCCGATGGCCTACCTGCATGGCGGCTACGAGAACACCCTGCCCAAGATCGAGGAAGCGCTCGATGGCAAGGAAAAGGGCTTCCAGACCGTTCTGAACCTCGCTCCCGAAGACGCCTTCGGCCAGCGCGACGAGGCGCTGGTGCGCACCATCCCCAAGACCGAATTTCCGCCGGGCGTGAAGGTGGGCGGGCAGCTTCAGGGCCGGCTCGACGATGGCACCGAGCACGTCTTCACCGTGACCAAGATCAAGGGCCCGGTCGTGCTGCTCGACGGCAACCATCCGTGGGCCGGCAAGGCGCTGAAGTTCAGCCTGCAGGTGACGGACGTGCGCGCGGCGCTGCCGGTGGAAATCGAGCACCGGCATGTGCATGGTGCGCACGGACACCATCACTGA
- a CDS encoding pirin family protein: protein MSDNNKGPIVQVKPLGFPWQTIDPFLFCVYHDDAYPKANGHMGPEASLAGRQIGQDFSRKDGWSMYHGDTVPGFPSHPHRGFETVTIVRKGLVDHSDSLGATARFGGGDVQWLTAGKGIVHSEMFPLLDAGAPNPLELFQIWLNLPARNKMAEPHFTMFWSDAIPRFASDDAKGGRTEVAVIAGRLGDAVNGQDPIQPLAPPPASWAAQADADVAIWTIKMTPGAQWTLPATTGEGTRRMLYFFKGAAAQIGGERIEGPVAVELRADAAVELVNGDDESEFLVLQGRPIAEPVAQYGPFVMNTQAEISQTMADYRRTQFGGWPWDDSAPVHDAKAARFARHPGGREEVPSA from the coding sequence ATGTCCGACAACAACAAGGGCCCCATCGTCCAGGTCAAGCCGCTCGGCTTTCCCTGGCAGACGATCGACCCGTTCCTGTTCTGCGTCTATCACGACGACGCCTACCCCAAGGCCAATGGGCACATGGGCCCCGAGGCTTCGCTGGCCGGCCGCCAGATCGGCCAGGACTTCAGCCGCAAGGACGGCTGGAGCATGTACCACGGCGACACGGTGCCGGGCTTTCCCTCGCACCCGCACCGCGGCTTCGAGACGGTGACCATCGTGCGCAAGGGCCTGGTCGACCACTCCGACTCGCTGGGCGCCACCGCGCGCTTCGGCGGCGGCGACGTGCAGTGGCTCACGGCCGGCAAGGGCATCGTGCATTCCGAGATGTTCCCGCTGCTCGATGCGGGCGCGCCGAATCCGCTGGAGCTGTTCCAGATCTGGCTCAACCTGCCGGCCAGGAACAAGATGGCCGAGCCGCACTTCACGATGTTCTGGTCGGACGCGATTCCGCGCTTCGCCTCGGACGATGCGAAGGGCGGCCGCACCGAGGTGGCCGTCATCGCGGGCCGGCTCGGCGACGCGGTCAACGGGCAGGACCCGATCCAGCCGCTCGCTCCGCCGCCCGCTTCATGGGCCGCACAGGCCGATGCCGACGTGGCGATCTGGACGATCAAGATGACGCCCGGCGCGCAATGGACGCTGCCGGCCACCACGGGCGAAGGCACGCGGCGGATGCTCTATTTCTTCAAGGGCGCGGCTGCGCAGATCGGCGGCGAGCGCATCGAAGGGCCGGTCGCGGTCGAGCTGCGCGCGGACGCGGCCGTCGAGCTGGTCAACGGCGACGACGAGAGCGAGTTCCTCGTGCTGCAGGGCCGCCCGATCGCCGAGCCGGTGGCGCAGTACGGCCCCTTCGTGATGAACACGCAGGCCGAGATCAGCCAGACCATGGCCGACTACCGCCGCACGCAGTTCGGCGGCTGGCCGTGGGACGACTCGGCGCCTGTGCATGACGCCAAGGCCGCGCGATTTGCGCGGCATCCGGGCGGGCGCGAGGAAGTGCCGAGCGCTTGA
- a CDS encoding CYTH and CHAD domain-containing protein, which produces MAAMEIEFKFQIPADRLKAVEAALRRGTVVRTRLQARYFDTAEQALAAEGIVLRLRKEGRRWVQTVKATGDNALHRLEHNVGLGTAAASPAIDPQRHQGTPVGDRLAKVLAASGAPLVERQSTDIVRLTRDVRVTGPGGAVVEMALDVGKVVAYAGTPEQCESPVCELELELKRGDVQGLVALARRWSQQHGLWFSTVSKAERGARLLAKVEVVPAVKAETPRFPEGKDKLDGRAIQQAVVASCLAQMLPNASEIAAGSTDEEQIHQLRIGIRRLRTALRELAGLDANTGLFDAAAWESPLVEAFRALGDLRDREQVVKLAQPQLREAGAPEFDPLAGDDDAAVDVRSSGEVVRAPAFQSVLVSLIGFTATAPQPEAAPKATDAEAADETPPAPTPMSLSDARRFLRKRLQHLHKQAVRDGKRFESLDTESQHRVRKRLKRLRYLAEFVAPLFADAEGKSSSSAAERYLKHLRPAQDALGEFNDEAVALALYREATARDGRAWFAVGWFSARHAVHAKACRKALGGIEEAPRFWTKAARAR; this is translated from the coding sequence ATGGCCGCCATGGAAATCGAGTTCAAGTTTCAGATCCCGGCCGACCGGCTGAAGGCCGTCGAGGCCGCGCTGCGGCGCGGCACCGTCGTGCGCACCCGCCTGCAGGCGCGCTATTTCGACACCGCCGAGCAGGCGCTCGCCGCCGAGGGCATCGTGCTGCGGCTGCGCAAGGAAGGACGGCGCTGGGTGCAGACCGTCAAGGCGACGGGCGACAACGCGCTGCACCGGCTGGAACACAACGTCGGCCTCGGCACTGCTGCCGCATCGCCGGCCATCGACCCGCAGCGCCACCAGGGCACGCCCGTGGGCGACCGCCTCGCCAAGGTGCTGGCCGCGAGCGGTGCGCCGCTGGTCGAGCGGCAGTCCACCGACATCGTGCGGCTCACGCGCGACGTGCGCGTCACCGGACCCGGCGGCGCGGTCGTGGAGATGGCGCTCGATGTCGGCAAGGTCGTGGCTTATGCGGGCACGCCCGAGCAGTGCGAATCGCCCGTGTGCGAGCTGGAGCTCGAACTCAAGCGCGGCGACGTGCAGGGGCTCGTGGCGCTTGCGCGCCGGTGGTCGCAGCAGCACGGGCTGTGGTTCAGCACCGTGTCCAAGGCCGAACGCGGCGCGCGGCTGCTGGCGAAGGTCGAAGTCGTGCCGGCCGTGAAGGCCGAGACGCCGCGCTTTCCCGAAGGCAAGGACAAGCTCGACGGCCGCGCGATCCAGCAGGCCGTGGTCGCGTCGTGCCTCGCGCAGATGCTGCCCAACGCCAGCGAGATCGCCGCGGGCAGCACGGACGAAGAGCAGATCCACCAACTGCGCATCGGCATCCGGCGCCTGCGCACCGCGCTGCGCGAACTGGCGGGGCTCGATGCGAACACCGGTCTTTTCGACGCGGCCGCATGGGAGTCGCCGCTGGTCGAGGCCTTCCGCGCGCTCGGCGACCTGCGCGACCGCGAGCAGGTGGTGAAGCTGGCGCAGCCGCAACTGCGCGAAGCGGGGGCGCCGGAGTTCGATCCGCTGGCGGGCGATGACGATGCGGCAGTCGATGTGCGGTCGTCCGGCGAAGTCGTGCGTGCGCCGGCGTTCCAGTCGGTGCTGGTTTCGCTGATCGGATTCACCGCGACAGCGCCGCAACCGGAAGCCGCGCCGAAGGCCACCGACGCCGAAGCGGCCGACGAAACCCCTCCGGCGCCGACCCCGATGAGCCTCAGTGACGCCCGCCGTTTCCTGCGCAAGCGCCTGCAGCACCTGCACAAACAGGCGGTGCGCGACGGCAAGCGCTTCGAGTCGCTCGACACCGAAAGCCAGCACCGCGTGCGCAAGCGGCTCAAGCGCCTGCGCTACCTCGCCGAGTTCGTCGCGCCGCTGTTCGCCGATGCGGAGGGAAAGTCGTCGTCGTCAGCCGCCGAGCGCTACCTGAAGCACCTGCGCCCCGCGCAGGACGCACTGGGCGAATTCAACGACGAAGCCGTCGCGCTCGCGCTCTACCGCGAAGCCACGGCGCGCGATGGGCGCGCGTGGTTTGCGGTCGGCTGGTTCAGCGCGAGGCATGCGGTTCATGCGAAGGCGTGCCGCAAGGCGCTGGGGGGGATCGAAGAGGCGCCGAGGTTCTGGACCAAGGCGGCGCGCGCCCGCTGA
- a CDS encoding tripartite tricarboxylate transporter substrate binding protein yields MTAFTFNKRARRRRTMLQAGAMALGLGVAALAFAQPAAWPARPISLVVPFPAGGTTDVLARALADKLSQALGQPVVVESKPGAGATLGADYVAKAKPDGYTLLMGAVHHTIATSVYKKLPYDFQKDLAPITVVAMVPNVLVVNPAHTPAKNVAELVALAKAAPDKLAYGSNGNGTAQHLIGTQFQASTGTTLLHVPYKGSGPLTTDLLGGQVAMSFDTITPVLQHIKGGKLRALAVTTARRSSVLPDVPTLEEAGLKGFDIGTWFGVLAPAATPKDVVARLNAEMVKIIKSPDFAQRMQAIGAEPLGGSPDDMARQIREETARFAKLVKEGGVAID; encoded by the coding sequence ATGACAGCTTTCACTTTCAACAAGCGTGCGCGTCGCCGTCGCACGATGCTGCAGGCCGGCGCGATGGCGCTCGGCCTCGGGGTCGCTGCGCTGGCCTTCGCGCAACCGGCCGCATGGCCCGCGCGGCCGATCAGCCTGGTCGTGCCGTTTCCTGCGGGCGGCACCACCGACGTGCTGGCGCGCGCGCTGGCCGACAAGCTCTCGCAGGCGCTCGGCCAGCCCGTGGTGGTCGAGAGCAAGCCCGGCGCGGGCGCCACGCTCGGTGCCGACTACGTCGCCAAGGCCAAGCCCGACGGCTACACGCTGCTGATGGGCGCGGTGCATCACACCATCGCGACCAGCGTCTACAAGAAGCTGCCCTACGACTTCCAGAAGGACCTGGCACCCATCACCGTCGTGGCGATGGTGCCCAACGTGCTGGTCGTCAATCCGGCCCACACGCCCGCGAAGAACGTGGCCGAACTGGTCGCGCTCGCCAAGGCCGCGCCCGACAAGCTGGCCTACGGCTCGAACGGCAACGGTACCGCGCAGCACCTGATCGGCACGCAGTTCCAGGCCAGCACCGGCACCACGCTGCTGCACGTGCCCTACAAGGGCAGCGGCCCGCTCACCACCGACCTGCTCGGCGGACAGGTGGCAATGTCCTTCGACACCATCACGCCGGTGCTGCAGCACATCAAGGGCGGCAAGCTGCGCGCGCTGGCCGTGACCACGGCGCGCCGCTCGTCGGTGTTGCCCGACGTGCCCACGCTCGAGGAGGCGGGTCTCAAGGGCTTCGACATCGGCACCTGGTTCGGCGTGCTCGCGCCGGCCGCGACGCCGAAGGATGTAGTGGCGCGGCTCAACGCCGAGATGGTGAAGATCATCAAGTCGCCCGATTTCGCGCAACGCATGCAGGCGATCGGCGCCGAGCCGCTGGGTGGCTCGCCCGACGACATGGCGCGACAGATCCGCGAGGAAACGGCCAGATTCGCGAAGTTGGTGAAAGAAGGTGGCGTCGCCATCGACTAG
- a CDS encoding LysR family transcriptional regulator, with product MLDLNDIAMFVQVVRHGSFAEAARRLGLPPNTVSRRIQQLEAQLGTRLMQRSTRKLTLTSAGQAFHERCAGAVDGLVDAGQALITGSQEPSGLVRVAATADFFDFFPMEWVADFLAANPLVRVDFVLSDAKADLIADQIDVAFRGGALPDSGYVGRKLLGPRTDGMVASPAYIAARGAPATLQDLADHDCVTAAHPSGRATWRVVGPDGVEEEVQVTGRFSGNTAQALRRAAVAGLGIALLPPSMGRLDVEAGRLVPVLPQYQRTGQGLSVLYPSRKHLPLAVSAFIGMVMEKLSTVETLPEAFKSWKA from the coding sequence ATGCTCGACCTCAACGACATCGCCATGTTCGTGCAGGTGGTCCGCCACGGCAGCTTTGCCGAAGCCGCCCGGCGGCTCGGCCTGCCGCCCAACACCGTGAGCCGGCGCATCCAGCAACTCGAGGCGCAGTTGGGCACGCGGCTGATGCAGCGTTCGACCCGCAAGTTGACGCTCACGAGCGCGGGCCAGGCCTTTCACGAGCGCTGCGCGGGGGCGGTCGATGGGCTGGTCGACGCTGGGCAGGCGCTGATCACCGGCAGCCAGGAACCCAGCGGGCTCGTGCGCGTGGCGGCGACGGCGGATTTCTTCGATTTCTTTCCGATGGAGTGGGTGGCGGACTTTTTGGCAGCAAATCCGCTGGTGCGCGTCGATTTCGTGCTGAGCGACGCGAAGGCCGACCTGATCGCCGATCAGATCGACGTGGCGTTTCGCGGCGGGGCGCTGCCCGATTCAGGCTATGTCGGCCGCAAGTTGCTGGGGCCGCGCACGGACGGGATGGTGGCGAGCCCCGCGTACATCGCCGCGCGCGGGGCGCCTGCGACGCTGCAGGATCTGGCGGATCACGACTGCGTGACGGCGGCCCATCCGAGCGGGCGGGCGACCTGGCGGGTGGTCGGGCCGGATGGGGTGGAGGAGGAAGTGCAGGTCACCGGGCGCTTCAGCGGGAACACGGCGCAGGCGTTGCGGAGGGCCGCGGTGGCGGGGCTTGGCATCGCGCTGCTGCCGCCGTCGATGGGCCGGCTGGATGTGGAGGCGGGGCGGCTGGTGCCGGTGCTGCCGCAGTACCAGCGCACGGGGCAAGGGTTGAGCGTGCTGTACCCGAGCCGCAAGCACTTGCCGCTGGCGGTGTCGGCGTTCATCGGGATGGTGATGGAGAAGCTGAGTACGGTGGAGACGCTGCCGGAGGCGTTCAAGTCGTGGAAAGCCTAG
- a CDS encoding M20 aminoacylase family protein: MNLVDAFASHAARFVDIRRDIHAHPELGFEEHRTSEKVANLLTGWGIEVHRGIAGTGLVGVLRKGTGSRTIGLRADMDALPLHEANDFAHKSTNPGRMHACGHDGHTTMLLAAAWHLSQQGPDDFDGTVHFIFQPAEEMGKAGAKKMIDEGLFERFPCDAVFGLHNFPVGDVGRFALNEGALMASSNTYKITVHGRGTHASMPHTGIDPVAAVVTLAQQLQTIVARTIPSTERALLAVTQLQGSDAPNVIPDVATVGGTIRTFSIEAIDKLEARLREVAAGVAAAHGCTAEVYFNRSSPPTVNHPAEARFAAGVMREVVGDDMVTDDFPAVMGAEDFAHMLLARPGCYAFLGNGDGDHRLDGHGPGPCIIHNTSFDFNDEIIPIGASYFVKLVQRWLPSGT, translated from the coding sequence ATGAACCTCGTCGACGCTTTCGCCAGCCACGCCGCCCGCTTCGTAGACATCCGACGCGACATCCACGCCCACCCCGAGCTGGGCTTCGAAGAACACCGCACCTCCGAGAAGGTCGCCAACCTGCTGACCGGATGGGGCATCGAGGTGCACCGCGGCATCGCGGGCACAGGCCTCGTCGGCGTGCTGCGCAAGGGCACGGGCAGCCGCACCATCGGCCTGCGCGCCGACATGGACGCGTTGCCGCTGCACGAAGCCAACGACTTCGCCCACAAGTCGACGAACCCCGGCCGCATGCACGCCTGCGGCCACGACGGCCACACGACCATGCTGCTGGCCGCCGCCTGGCACCTGTCGCAACAAGGGCCAGACGATTTCGACGGCACCGTGCATTTCATCTTCCAGCCCGCCGAGGAGATGGGCAAGGCCGGCGCCAAGAAGATGATCGACGAGGGGCTCTTCGAGCGCTTTCCCTGCGATGCGGTTTTCGGGCTGCACAACTTTCCGGTCGGCGACGTGGGCCGCTTCGCGCTCAACGAAGGTGCGCTGATGGCGTCGAGCAACACCTACAAGATCACCGTGCACGGGCGCGGCACGCACGCCTCGATGCCGCACACGGGCATCGACCCGGTGGCTGCGGTGGTCACGCTCGCGCAGCAATTGCAGACCATCGTGGCGCGCACCATTCCCAGCACCGAGCGCGCACTGCTTGCGGTCACGCAACTGCAGGGCTCGGATGCGCCCAATGTGATTCCCGACGTGGCGACGGTCGGCGGCACGATCCGCACCTTCTCCATCGAGGCCATCGACAAGCTCGAGGCGCGGCTGCGCGAAGTGGCGGCAGGCGTGGCGGCGGCGCATGGCTGCACGGCCGAGGTGTACTTCAACCGTTCCTCGCCGCCGACGGTGAACCATCCGGCCGAGGCGCGCTTTGCCGCCGGCGTGATGCGCGAGGTGGTGGGCGACGACATGGTCACCGACGATTTCCCCGCCGTGATGGGCGCCGAGGACTTCGCGCACATGCTGCTCGCGCGGCCCGGCTGCTATGCGTTCCTCGGCAATGGCGACGGCGACCACCGGCTCGACGGCCACGGGCCCGGCCCTTGCATCATTCACAACACCTCGTTCGATTTCAACGACGAGATCATTCCGATCGGTGCCAGCTATTTCGTGAAGCTGGTGCAGCGCTGGCTGCCGTCGGGCACCTGA
- a CDS encoding YciI family protein, producing MFIVTLTYTRPLEEVDALMDPHMVWLKKHYESGLFVASGRQVPRTGGVILARSGDREALQAVLARDPFVQGGVARVDVTEFIPNMTAPTIEVLKTF from the coding sequence ATGTTCATCGTCACCCTCACCTACACCCGCCCCCTCGAAGAAGTCGACGCGCTGATGGACCCGCACATGGTGTGGCTCAAGAAGCACTACGAGAGCGGCCTGTTCGTGGCCTCGGGCCGGCAGGTGCCGCGCACGGGTGGCGTGATCCTCGCGCGGTCGGGCGACCGCGAGGCGCTGCAGGCGGTGCTGGCGCGCGATCCGTTCGTGCAGGGCGGCGTGGCGCGTGTGGACGTGACGGAGTTCATCCCCAACATGACCGCGCCCACCATCGAGGTATTGAAGACGTTCTGA
- a CDS encoding pirin family protein: MTTAVEVAVSTEARTIVYRTRGAQHGPITRLMSPGDLGEFLKPFVFLDLFGFDVGGGHKGFGMHPHSGIATLTWLIEGDTLYEDTTGEQGVLRGGGVEWMRAGNGVWHTGAPAPGVKRVRGFQLWVALPASEENAPAQSFYLAPSQVPQEGPARVLLGRYGAAQSAIPAPAPMNYLAVQLKDGEHWRYTPPAGHTVGWVAVNAGRLDAGGPIDTGELAVFEESGEAIDFTARGDTSFVLGSAVKHPHDLVMGHYSVHTSRATLDQGEAEIRRIGTKLRQEGRLG; encoded by the coding sequence ATGACCACCGCAGTCGAAGTCGCCGTCTCGACCGAGGCGCGCACCATCGTCTATCGCACGCGCGGCGCGCAGCACGGGCCGATCACGCGGCTCATGAGCCCGGGCGACCTGGGCGAGTTCCTGAAACCCTTCGTGTTCCTGGACCTCTTCGGCTTCGATGTCGGCGGTGGCCACAAGGGCTTCGGCATGCACCCGCATTCGGGCATCGCTACGCTGACCTGGCTCATCGAAGGCGACACGCTCTACGAAGACACGACCGGCGAACAGGGCGTGCTGCGCGGCGGCGGCGTCGAGTGGATGCGCGCGGGCAACGGCGTGTGGCACACCGGCGCGCCCGCACCGGGCGTGAAGCGCGTGCGCGGCTTCCAGCTCTGGGTGGCGCTGCCGGCTTCGGAAGAGAACGCGCCTGCGCAAAGCTTCTACCTCGCGCCTTCGCAGGTGCCGCAGGAGGGCCCGGCGCGTGTGCTGCTCGGCCGTTACGGCGCGGCGCAGAGCGCCATTCCGGCACCCGCACCGATGAACTACCTGGCGGTGCAGCTCAAGGACGGCGAGCACTGGCGCTACACGCCGCCCGCCGGCCACACGGTCGGCTGGGTTGCGGTCAATGCGGGTCGGCTCGATGCAGGCGGGCCCATCGACACTGGCGAACTCGCGGTGTTCGAGGAGTCCGGCGAGGCCATCGATTTCACGGCGCGCGGCGACACCTCGTTCGTGCTGGGCTCGGCGGTGAAGCATCCGCACGACCTCGTGATGGGCCACTACTCGGTGCACACGAGCCGCGCGACGCTGGACCAGGGCGAGGCGGAGATCCGGCGCATCGGCACGAAGCTGCGGCAGGAAGGCCGGCTGGGCTGA
- a CDS encoding VOC family protein, whose translation MANKQIFVNLPVKNLEKTKAFFAALGYTFNAQFTDANAACMVIEKDSIFAMLLVEDFFKTFTTKSITDTSTSTEVLVCLSCESRAEVDALVAKAVAAGGTTPREPQDYGFMYGHGFQDIDGHLWELMYMDPNAVVTHQNT comes from the coding sequence ATGGCCAACAAGCAGATCTTCGTGAACCTCCCCGTCAAGAACCTCGAAAAGACCAAGGCGTTCTTCGCCGCGCTGGGCTACACCTTCAACGCGCAGTTCACCGACGCCAACGCCGCCTGCATGGTGATCGAGAAGGACAGCATCTTCGCGATGCTGCTGGTGGAAGACTTCTTCAAGACCTTCACGACCAAGAGCATCACCGACACCAGCACGAGCACCGAGGTGCTGGTGTGCCTCTCGTGCGAGAGCCGCGCCGAGGTCGACGCGCTGGTCGCCAAGGCGGTGGCCGCGGGCGGCACCACGCCGCGCGAACCGCAGGACTACGGCTTCATGTACGGCCACGGCTTCCAGGACATCGACGGCCACCTCTGGGAACTGATGTACATGGACCCCAACGCCGTCGTGACGCACCAGAACACCTGA
- a CDS encoding tripartite tricarboxylate transporter substrate-binding protein, with protein sequence MTSTLFTRRSLAAAAAAMALCSFGAAHAQQRVIHIIVPFGTGAVQDTVARAFNNELGAALNGSAIVENRAGAGGTVGAAIVARAPADGNTLVLAAASHNIAAFLYSKLSYDPLKDFVGVANVGNAGYVLAVASGMNVSTTADFIKEVKANPGKYNYASAGNGSATHLAMASFLAKAGLQMTHIPTKSTGEAVNEVLAGRVQAVISSSIGVMGFQDDARMKLLASTGQSRSPFLPKLPTVAESGLPGYAFDSWIGLLAPAGTPKAEVERINAAANKVLADPAIQERFKRLGVEPRSQSAEEFQKLLRADWDAMGMVVKASGAKID encoded by the coding sequence ATGACTTCCACCCTGTTCACCCGACGTTCGCTGGCTGCGGCTGCAGCCGCCATGGCCCTCTGCAGCTTCGGCGCTGCCCATGCGCAGCAGCGCGTGATCCACATCATCGTGCCCTTCGGCACCGGCGCCGTGCAGGACACGGTGGCGCGCGCCTTCAACAACGAGCTGGGCGCGGCGCTCAACGGCAGCGCCATCGTCGAGAACCGAGCGGGCGCGGGCGGCACCGTGGGCGCGGCCATCGTGGCGCGCGCGCCCGCCGACGGCAACACGCTGGTGCTCGCGGCCGCGAGCCACAACATCGCGGCCTTCCTGTACAGCAAGCTGTCCTACGACCCGCTGAAGGATTTCGTCGGCGTTGCCAACGTGGGCAACGCGGGCTACGTGCTGGCGGTGGCGAGCGGCATGAACGTGTCGACCACGGCGGACTTCATCAAGGAAGTGAAGGCCAACCCGGGCAAGTACAACTACGCCTCGGCGGGCAACGGCAGCGCCACGCACCTGGCGATGGCGTCGTTCCTCGCGAAGGCCGGCCTGCAGATGACGCATATCCCGACCAAGTCCACCGGCGAGGCCGTCAACGAAGTGCTCGCGGGCCGGGTGCAGGCGGTCATCTCCTCGAGCATCGGCGTGATGGGTTTCCAGGACGACGCACGCATGAAGCTGCTCGCCTCCACCGGCCAGTCGCGCAGCCCCTTCCTGCCCAAGCTGCCGACCGTGGCCGAGAGCGGCCTGCCGGGCTACGCCTTCGATTCGTGGATCGGGCTGCTCGCGCCGGCCGGCACGCCCAAGGCCGAGGTCGAGCGGATCAACGCCGCGGCCAACAAGGTGCTGGCCGATCCGGCGATCCAGGAGCGCTTCAAGCGGCTGGGGGTGGAGCCGCGCAGCCAGAGCGCGGAGGAGTTCCAGAAGCTGCTGCGCGCGGATTGGGATGCGATGGGGATGGTGGTGAAGGCTTCGGGGGCGAAGATCGACTGA
- a CDS encoding NAD(P)H-dependent oxidoreductase, with protein sequence MTSQQKPLVGIVIASTREGRFGEKPAQWIHEIAKQRTDLAFELVDLRDHPLPFFNEAGAPAWGPVKNEAAQRWQAKLATFDGLVIVTPEYNHGPSAVLKNAIDWAYKEFIRKPIGFVGYGGVGAARAVEQLRLVAVEMQMAPVRNAVHIGMVEFLGIWQQGKSFGDFPHLAQAATGMLDDLAWWTKALRTAREAA encoded by the coding sequence ATGACCTCACAGCAAAAACCTCTCGTAGGCATCGTCATCGCCTCGACCCGCGAAGGCCGCTTCGGCGAGAAACCCGCGCAGTGGATCCACGAGATCGCCAAGCAGCGCACCGACCTCGCCTTCGAGCTGGTCGACCTGCGCGACCATCCGCTGCCCTTTTTCAACGAAGCCGGTGCGCCTGCCTGGGGTCCGGTGAAGAACGAGGCCGCACAGCGCTGGCAGGCCAAGCTCGCCACCTTCGACGGCCTGGTCATCGTCACGCCCGAATACAACCACGGGCCGAGCGCAGTGCTCAAGAACGCGATCGACTGGGCCTACAAGGAATTCATCCGCAAGCCGATCGGCTTCGTGGGCTACGGCGGCGTGGGCGCGGCGCGCGCGGTGGAACAGCTGCGGCTGGTCGCGGTCGAGATGCAGATGGCGCCCGTGCGCAACGCCGTGCACATCGGCATGGTCGAGTTCCTGGGCATCTGGCAGCAGGGCAAGAGCTTCGGCGACTTCCCGCACCTCGCGCAGGCCGCCACCGGCATGCTGGACGACCTCGCGTGGTGGACCAAAGCGCTGAGGACCGCGAGGGAGGCCGCATGA